Proteins from a genomic interval of Echeneis naucrates chromosome 21, fEcheNa1.1, whole genome shotgun sequence:
- the LOC115062335 gene encoding rho GTPase-activating protein 6, whose amino-acid sequence MSAQGLLSSVFSCSLSPKTISRRRLRQTRSLDTALMRHYGTDPEETCYKGDFTWNSMSGSSVGLKPVPLQSLSELERVRLQDVAFRRLLQDCDLGCHITIPKCHKPKKSLRKKLDSLSKEKKQDKENMPQAFGIPLSQVISNDRTHKQRHDPPREEHSDPTELMLSFLHLTSSLKRPNKELSSSASSLSSTSEAPNESPHPGTPDTIRRTRRRGGVSVDCITDLDDNQSRLLEALQLSLPEEAAGNRKKRHDKKLSLNPIYRQVPRAVDLCCQHLEKYGLQTVGIFRVGSSKKRVRQLREEFDQGWEVHLDEEYSVHDVAALLKEFLRDLPDPLLTRELYTAFINTMLLDCSDQENAIQLLMFLLPPCNSDTLQHLLCLLSTVAAHAEDSLDSQGQETTGNKMTSLNLATIFGPNLLHKQKKDKEFAVESFARAEESTAIIGVVQKMIDTYETLFMVPADLQNEVLMSLLETDPDVVDYLLRRKASQHTDPGLLRGEESFSLTKRCLSSESIKASSGEVSPYDNNSPVLSDGLLWKYPERRYKHGELSKDESGSTSPTVLTNNVVSTICDNDYFWDTWQELLNRDSTGHHVTGSLGDMSECESYGSSEGRSSHQGNHKLPIRPTQSSLAAQECRPHLPVTRSSSGPHDQRGQTQSESSLHQGLSSQSAAISSDDLAARTGHSVYPLFKVTVNSVSPLHYSGHLRETHISHSTPSLFVFKPDPQSPHLSQTIDPAVTSGLTHEKDPGTLDYQTARWHIRPIQSKDNSDSLPETLV is encoded by the exons GGTGACTTCACCTGGAACAGCATGTCAGGTAGCAGTGTTGGCCTGAAGCCCGTTCCCTTGCAAAGCCTCTCAGAGTTGGAGAGGGTGCGTCTCCAGGATGTGGCGTTCAGGAGACTGCTTCAGGATTGTGACCTGGGCTGCCACATCACCATCCCTAAGT GTCACAAGCCCAAGAAGTCACTTCGGAAGAAGTTGGATTCATTATCAAAAGAGAAGAAGCAAGATAAAG AGAATATGCCTCAGGCGTTTGGCATACCACTGTCGCAGGTCATTTCCAATGACCGCACACACAAGCAGCGGCATGATCCCCCACGGGAGGAACACAGTGACCCCACTGAATTGATGTTGTCCTTCCTTCACCTCACCTCCAGCCTTAAAAGGCCCAACAAAGAACTCTCCAGCAGCGCCTCCTCACTTAGCTCCACGTCTGAGGCCCCAAATGAGTCGCCTCACCCGGGCACACCAGACACAATACGACGGACACGCAGGAGG GGTGGAGTGTCTGTGGATTGCATCACTGACCTTGACGATAACCAGTCTCGGCTCTTGGAGGCCCTCCAGCTGTCACTGCCAGAAGAAGCAGCTGGCAACAGAAAGAAGCGTCATGACAAAAAGCTCAGCCTTAACCCAATTTACAGACAGGTGCCCAGGGCAGTGGATCTCTGCTGCCAGCACCTGGAAAAATACG GTCTACAGACAGTTGGAATTTTTCGTGTTGGGAGTTCCAAGAAGCGCGTCCGACAG CTTCGGGAGGAATTTGACCAGGGATGGGAGGTGCATTTGGATGAAGAGTACAGTGTGCACGATGTGGCTGCATTGCTGAAAGAATTCCTCAGAGACCTGCCTGATCCACTGCTAACAAGAGAGCTTTACACAGCTTTCATCAATACGATGT tgcTGGATTGTTCAGACCAAGAGAACGCCATCCAGCTCCTGATGTTTTTGCTTCCTCCCTGTAACAGCGACACACTGCAGCATCTCCTCTGTTTGTTGTCCACTGTGGCTGCACATGCTGAAGACAGCCTGGACAGTCAGGGACAGGAG ACAACAGGGAACAAGATGACATCACTCAATTTGGCCACAATCTTTGGACCAAATCTTTTacacaagcaaaaaaaagacaaggagtTTGCAGTAGAGAGTTTTGCCCGTGCAGAGGAGAGTACAGCCATCATCGGCGTGGTCCAAAAGATGATCGATACGTATGAGACACTATTTATG GTACCTGCTGACCTGCAAAATGAGGTGCTGATGAGTTTGCTAGAAACTGATCCAGACGTTGTGGATTACTTACTCCGGAGGAAAGCCTCCCAGCACAC agaTCCAGGCCTTCTGAGAGGAGAAGAGTCCTTCTCCCTCACAAAACGATGCTTGTCCAGTGAATCCATCAAAGCATCTAGTGGAGAGGTGTCTCCCTATGACAACAACTCACCTGTCCTGTCAGATGGACTGCTGTGGAAATACCCAGAGAGGCGATACAAACACGGTGAACTTTCAAAAGATGAATCTGGCAGCACCTCTCCTACTGTTCTTACCAACAATG TGGTTTCAACAATCTGTGACAATGATTATTTCTGGGACACTTGGCAAGAACTATTAAACAGAGACTCCACTGGCCATCACGTCACTG GTTCCCTTGGAGACATGTCGGAATGCGAGTCCTATGGATCATCGGAGGGACGGAGCAGTCACCAAGGTAACCATAAGTTGCCCATCAGACCAACACAGAGCTCATTGGCTGCACAGGAGTGCAGGCCACACCTCCCAGTGACTCGGAGCAGCAGTGGTCCTCATGACCAGAGAGGACAGACACAATCAGAATCATCACTGCATCAAGGACTGAGCAGCCAATCAGCGGCCATTAGCTCAGACGACTTGGCAGCAAGGACAGGACACTCTGTATATCCCTTATTTAAGGTCACAGTGAATAGTGTGTCTCCCCTTCACTACTCGGGACATCTAAGGGAGACACATATTTCTCACTCCACACCCTCCCTCTTCGTGTTTAAGCCGGACCCCCAATCTCCACACCTGTCCCAGACTATAGATCCGGCTGTCACCTCTGGACTTACACATGAAAAGGACCCTGGTACACTAGACTACCAGACAGCGAGGTGGCACATACGGCCGATACAGTCAAAAGACAATTCAGACTCCTTGCCAGAAACCTTGGTGTGA